The Molothrus aeneus isolate 106 chromosome 23, BPBGC_Maene_1.0, whole genome shotgun sequence nucleotide sequence AAGTATGGACATCCCAGCTGGACCCCCAAAATCTTGTCCGGTTGTCCTGAGCTCCCTTCCCAGTGCTCACTCACCTTCTGCTCTTGGATCTGGGCTTTCACCACCTTGTACTCAGCAGAGGGAGGTTTCTGGTTGGAGATGAGCTCCTCGGTGTCTGCCAGCCAGCTCAGCAGTGGCTCCAGGGCATCCTGGAACTTCCCGCAGTGCAACAGggcctcctgcagctgggccacTCGCTGGGccacctgcaccccaaaaacaaccccacTGCAGTGTCAGGCACTGGCACCAGAgcctcagctccctgcctgggatcccctccttcccccagacCCCAGaaaagccaggagcagctcctccccatGCTCCCACCTTCTTGTTGAGGGTGTTCCAGCGGGTGTTGATTTCTTCCATGTcatgctccagcccttggacATCACAGTTTTTCCCGGCGCTTTGGATGAGTCCCTGACCAACTCCATTGACTTGCTGCAGCTTTAGCTGGAGGGGATCCACTTGCTCCTTCTGGAATTGCTGTGGGGTGGAAAAGGTGGGAGAGAAAAGGTGATTTATAAGCTGTGAGCTGCTCTTCCAGCCACTCAGTCTTTCCATGGATACAACAGGCTTTCCTCTCTAGGGAAGATGCAGAGCCACTTGCACTGATTTTACTGGAATTGTGCAAGTTTGTCTAAACTCCTCCCTTGCCTTGACCTAGTGACACAGATGTCACAGGAATCTGCTGGTTTGGAGCACAACTCAGTGTCTATCCACATCCACCTCTGGTTTTAAATGggtaaatcccatttttcctgggaaaagcactGGAGTGAGGTAAAAGGAGAAAACTGAGGAAGAAATGAGAGCATCGTCTCCAACTCGCCATCAGATTGGGAAATAATGCTcctggggaaaaaccccaagcaattctcacagtGAAGCTATTGAGAACAGAGACCTGACATCATATGAGTTTTGTTAACCACGAAATTACAGGCAGCGAGGAGCTCGCTGCATTTCGAAAGACAAAGGCAATAGGCAATTAATGTGCGAGTCGTTCACCACGGATTTGGCACGGTCCTGCCTGGGAATCCTGTGGGGAAAAGCTTTCTAAACCGAAAAAAGATTTGAtagggaagggggaggagagCGAATGAAGCTCCCCATtgtcaggagaggcaggagggagaaTCCTGTTCCTCTGGAGGAGAGAAATGTTCTTTATCAGAGCTGGGGATCTGCTGGAACCACGCGTGCTGCCCGTGCAGTCCTTCCCCACCAGTCCCAAGGGACaagcctgccctgtgccccacagcaaACTCCCCAAAACTAGGGAGCAGAttgctggctggctctgctgccctggcccaggagCCCATGCAGAGCACAGGTCaccccacagccagcactgggcagcagcagagcccttggCCCTGTCGTGTTTTCCCGTTGGGAAGCAGAGGGGATGGCAAGCAGCcacctgctccctgtgcccaagAATGCAGGGGCACCGCCTGCACTGAAAAATTCCTCCTTGGATGCAAGATctcccccagcagagcagcagctcgtGGAGGACACAGCTCTCTGCGCCCAGCGATCGCTTTGCTCCAGAGGAGCACGAATCAAAACTCCctaaaaacaccaaaatcccccaaaacacacaggcacagctcccagcctgagCAAGAGGCACTGCTTCGACTTTCCCTGCctcatttccaaaggaaaaaaaaagctactttttcccagcagagcccaggaacTGGAGGGCAGGGAGGTCCCTCCAGGACAGAGCGAAGGGTGAGCTGGCAGACACTGTCCAGAGCTGTTTGCTCATGGAGAATTCTGCCACGGTTGTAAGAAATAAATGGGGACTTGGAATCGCCAATTCCTGGGCTGTTCTCCTGTTACTGTTTATATATGGAGCTGCTGGGTACAAGAGCCAAACCCACAAAAGGATCAGGCTGATAAGCCTGGCATGCCAGGCTGGTCTGAGCTCTCCATGTACTGCAAAACAAACTCCAaaggagccaggcagggagggagccctGTGGAAAAGCCTGGATGATCCAGCTAGGGGTACCTGCAACACAGGTATCAGCCAGCTTGAGAGCCCAGAACTCCCTGAGGAGCCTGACAAAAATAATCCCAGCAACAGCCTGAGGGTGAGCGTGTCCAACacacttgttttcctttgctcatGAAAGATTCCAGTGATTTAGCTCATTAACCTCACTGTGACTCAGCTtggaaacaaatatttaatGACTCCCCTTTGCTGTGGAGCAAGGTGTCCTGCCTTGGACAGACATTTGGGGAGAGCAGAAGGACATCTGCTCCGccacacctcctcctcctcactcccAGAAAGGCTTCCCAAAGCAtccctttgctttctgcttccCTCATCTCCCTTaacccctctgctgctggattGTGGAATTCCAGGAAGCATCTCCAGCAATGCTTGGAGCAAGGGGGAAGGTTTGTGGGGTTAACAATCAGAGGTGCTGAACCTAAAATAAGGTTCCCCCTCACTGAATttcaaaaaacagaaacaactATGGCAAGGACCCAATGGTTTTTCCCTCACCCAGGTCCCCTCTGggtgtcccagcctgtgctcacGTGGACCCCCATGTGAAACCACCTCTCCAAGCCCCTCCACGTGCGTATCTCAAAGGGGTGGTACAGCCCAAAGGATGAGTAATTGCCACCAAATCGGGATTTTTGGTGCTGACTaacttctgatgtctccttagTGATATTTCTCCTGTTCCAGATGGCAGGAAATCAGCGCTGGGCTGTGGGAACTCCAGCACCGAGGTCTCTCCAGGCAAGAGAGCAACACAAATCCCCAAACACCAGAGGGAATCTGAGCCCCTTCCCAAGCACCTTCTGAGCCTCAGCACCTCAATGCTCACAGAAAAAAACTACAGGCAGCGATGactgcacagggcaggaattGCTTGCACTTAATTCATTTTACAGGTTTCTCTTCCCTGATAGATTTTCTGCTTCAAAGATGGgaactccctgccaggagccagcGAGAAGGTTTTTTTCTAAAGTCCGCGATTTCCATCTGAGTGACCACAATGTACTTTAATAAGCCAAAAAAGTGTAAGTCAACATTTCAGGTCATCGAGCAGCGAGAATCTTTTGCCTCCCTTACTTACACAATCACACAATGCCCCCCCCACACCCCACGCccccccagaaaaaaaccccaaactttttTGCCTGCCAAATTCAAGCCGATCTCAGGAGGGAGAAGGCTGTTTGGAAGCCCAGATCGTGCGTTACTGAGTGGGCTCCCacctcccacccatccctggagtgcaaaataaagcaaattctGTGCCTGGAGCCCCGGCTGCGGGAGCCTGAGCAACAAATACCTCGTTATCTGGAACGAATCcatctgggagagctgggggcccttctgccatggcagcagcaccgAGGGGTCCCTCCGTGCCCGGTGTCCTCTGTCCCTCgctgggacagagggaaagGGCACCCCCACAGCTGCGGGGACGGAGGGGGCCCCTcaacacagccctggggagggtttgtgccctggctgctgtggaaaagggtgtccccagcacccttCTGGGGCCTTCTGGGAGGGGTGAGAAGGCACCAGGGGGACCCTCCCAAGCTGCCACCCCTGCTGCAGGTAAGCTCCCAACGGGGTCGTCCTCCAAAGCCACCACTTCAGCAGGCAGGTGCTCCAGGATGGGCGGCACAACCGTGATGGCAAAGTCATCTGTATCCTCCAAGGAGACCACCAATGGCACGGGGTCACCACTGAGGTCCCTGGCACCCGAGGTGAGTGGctcagctgctggtggtggcacAGTGGCAACAGGCACGTCAGCAAAGGGCGGTGGGGCTTCCAGAAGCTCCTCCACCATCAAGGGCATGGCGGTGGTGGTGGCCCCTGGAGGTTCCTCAGCATCCATGGTAGGATCCCTGGTGGCTGGTGGCATCCCCTGAGCCTGGGGCTCCAGGACAGCCACATCTCCTGCTGAAAGTGGGTGGGTTGGAGCAGAaagctccccaaaatcccacggGATGGCAGGCCCTGCAATGGACAATGTGCCAGGAAGCTCTTCAGGGgcggctgggctggcaggacatGGAACCTCCCAGCTGGGGGCAAACAACAAGTCCAcatctcctggctgcaggatgGCTGCTGGTGTCCCCCCATGTGTGACCATGCCCTCTGtgtgggcagccccttccagagaCAGGGCATGGCCCAGGGAAACCATTTCCCATGGGAGGTCCTCAGCAGGCACTGGGAATGTTGTCGGAGCCTTGGAGCCTGGCTCTGATGCAGAGCCAGCgtggaaaggcagcagagaaCCACAGCAAACATCCCCACTCCCTGCTGGACGAGtccagccctcagctccacTCCCTGATCCCAAATCTGTGGCTTCATCCTCAGAAACCAGTTCTGGGACATCCCAGTTGGCGACCTCAGTCCTTCCAGGCAGAAGGTGATGGGTCCTGAAGGGATCCATGTCCTCaatgccagcctggctgtgccctgggggggaccccagctcctccatggctggggctgggggctggcagggggacaCTGGGCCAGGACAGGTCCCCTCGGGAAGCAAGTCTTGGTTATCTTCACCCCACCCCTCTGGAGCACTGGGGTACCCATCTCCCCCCAGTCCAGCAGCTGCATGTGCCCCTGTGCGGGATGTGACCCCAGCAGCCACAAACTCCGGGTCCATGAGAGGGTCAGGAtcagcctcccccagcagcgCTGGGGAGCACTCCAGGAgggaccccagccctgccatggccatggggctgggggaggcccCTCCGTCCGAGTCTGTCGGGGTGACAGCCAAGGTGTCCCTTTCTGAGAAGGGCTCTGTCAAGGGCTCCAGCGTGCTCAgcacctgggagctgcaggtgatATCAAAGTCCTCCAGATCTGACACAACGGCAGAGTCTGAGGCGCTGATATCCAAGGGGACCCTGTGTTGACCCCCTTCAACCACCAACCCAGCCAGCTTGGCCGAATCTGGGTCCAGCCCCTCTGAGTCCATTGGGGACATCTGAATCTccaggcagctggggacagctccatCACCCCCGTCCTCATTCAGGCACTGCTCTTCCAGCTCCAGGAACATCTGCACCGAGTCCGTGTCGGACAGCTCGGGGCCCGTGGGGCTGGTTGAGCGCTCAAAAACTGGAGCAAAGTCCTCAACCCCGCATTGCACCGCCACGTCCTCCGTGCAGCATGCACTGCCACCACCCCCAGGGGacgtgcagggctgggaggtccccgggctgggggcagagccgTCCTCCGGAGCAGTGGATTGTTCCCTTTCTTCAGAAATATCTGCCAAGCAACAGCTCCTCTTCTCCTCTGCCAGCAGAACAGCCTTTCCTCTCTCTGACAGCGTCGCCTCCTCCCACTCCTCCATCATCACCCAGCGCTCGTCCTCCTCAAATCTCAGCTCAGACTCCGTTTTCTCCCTGAGATTGGAGGTGATGAGAATATCCAGTCCCGTATCCAGCAGCTCTTCACTAAGGCACGGAGAGAGGTTGACGTTCTCCACTGTAGAGTCCGACTCGGAGGCCTCCAGGGTCTCCTGGTGCCCATCGTTGAAGTTGCCCCTGATGAAATTCTTCCTGGCCCGTGGccaggtggcactggggagccGGCGGGCCCTGGCCAGGTCCCTAGCACGGCTGTCACCGGCGCTCAGCAGGGCCTGGCACTCGTCCCGGGGACCTCCATAGCCATCCACGCTGAACTGCTTGGCCCCCAGAGCCTCTGCCGCGCCAGATGCCTTGGAGACGTGCTCCAAGGTGAGAAACTCCGACATGGGCTCGCCGTGCTCGGGCTGGCCCGGCTGCTCGGCCAGCATGGCGCTGGAATCCCGCTTATCCCGCAGGGAAGGGTTGGAAGCGCCCGCCTCCGACACCTCGCTGAGAGAAGCCCCCATCCTTTCAGCGAATTCAGTGAAGTTGGGAGGCATGAAGGACTTCCACGAGCGCCGGTTGACGTTCTCCTTCTTCTCGGGGTTCGGCCGCCGCTTCGGCGGAGCCGGCGCCGGCTTGGAGACGTCGCTGCTGAGCTTCAGCTGGTCGAAGATGACTCGCTCATCCAGCTTCTTGGGTTCTGGTGGCCTGGACTCGAAGACGTTGGCAGCTCCCAGAGTCCCATTGCTGGATATGGTGCTGCCATCCCCCTTGCCCAGGGTGCTCTTGGAGAGCTGGTTGAGCTTCGATCCCTGATCGATCTGCTCGTTAATTCTCATGGTGTCGTATATCGATCTCTGGGGCACGTAGCAATCCTCTATATAACCATCCTCATCCTCGCCCTTCCCCAGGCAAGTGCGGTTCTGCCGTAAACAGTCTGGCCGGCTCAGTGGTTTGCCCATACTCTCGTCCTTAGGGATGACGGAACCACCCCGGCAACCTTTCGCCCGCCACGGCAGGAAGCATCACACGGCCAGCAGGTCCCAAACCCGCCGCCAGGGCAGCCTCTAATCCCAAAGTGACACTGCGGGGATGGGAAGGGGGACCGGCTCAGCAGCCCGAGCGGCAGTCCCGAGCAGTGAAACAACCCATCTCATCCGCCCGGCCCccctaaaaaaccccatccaTCAGCGGCTCATCCAAAATCCAACGGCTCCGGTAAAAATATTCCAAGCGGCTCGCGACAGAAACGGCGGAAGAGTTTGAAGCTCTTAAATTATCCCGTCCGTCCTTCTTTACTAACAAAGGCACTGCTTGTCCCGGCCGCTCCCGGCTGGCAGGGGCGAGCGGCTCCGCGCGTTTTCTGCCCAGCTCCGAGCGCCGTGCAAGTCCAGCTGGTCCGAATTAGCCTCTCCCCCCGACTCTCGTGTTTTCATTTGAACCGAGCTTGTCAGCGGATATTCGTACAACTTTAAACACAGGAAGTTCTTCATTCAGGGCAAACTCAGAGGTTTCCTGTCTCAAAAACATGATGGCATTGTCGCTGCCGTCACCTCGCCCGGTGCCACAGCCAGTGGcggaacccccaaaatccagccgGTGGgtgcgcggcggcggcggcacggCCGCGGACTCCGGAGGTGGAGGAAGGCTGCTGGGtcttggctttatttttttttttttttttttgctttctccccagggaaaaaaaaaaaaaattggctaTAAAACGCATCCAAAAATGGCAAAGGGACGGAGCGGGATGGAATCCCCTGAGTTGACTCCGGGAGCCGACGGGGGGGACGGGGAGCAGCCGCGGCTGGAGGCGGCTGttgccgccgctgctgctgcttctgcttcttcttcttcttcctcctcctcctgctgctgctgctgccggccCCGCTCTCACTAACTTTCCCGGCGGCCGGTGTCGGGCTGCGGCGGCTCCGCGCCACCGGGCGGCCCGGCCatggcggggcggggggcggcggggccggtaGCGGCGGCGATGCGGGGCGGACCGGGGATGGGGCGggtacacacagacacacacgcacacaccccggggccggggccgccctCCCGTTCCCCTTCCCCGCCGCTCTCTCCCCTTTTGTGCGCGGCTTcagcggccgggccgggggcggggggctccgcgccgcccccgcgggCAGCCCCCGGCCGGCGCGGCGGGATGCATGGCcgctgccttcctcctcctcctcctcctcctcctgctgttcctgctcgTCCTCCCGCtgccggccgccgccgcccgctcTCCTTCCCGCCGGCGGAACAAAAGGCCGAGCCGCGCAGGCCGCCGcacgccccggccccgccgccgccgccagcaCCGGCTCCCGCGGAGCTCCAGCCCCGGCGGAGGGCGGGGGGacgcgggggcgggcggggggcggcgccgcggggcggggcggcagcgccggggccgccccctccCCGAGCGCCGCGGTGCCTCCCGCACCCCCCCCCAGCACCgacccccccctcccccggcGGCCCCGGGATGCGGGGAGCGGAGCGCGACCCGGCCCCGGGGAGCGGGGGGGATGCTCGGAGGAGGCAGCGCGGGGGTggtccccgcccgccccgccggggaTGGCCCCTCCTCCGGGGGGAGGCGGCAGCCCCCGACAAAGAGCAGCAACGCCCTGGCtcggcggcggctccggctccggctcccGCCGCCaccggccccgctccccctcCGGCCCTTTGTCCGCTGCTCCCCGAGCCggagctggcagggagatgGCGACCCCgccgcacacacacacacatcgggcgtccctctgctcctcacaccCGCCCGCGCACAAAGAACCGAGTTTCGAATTCAGCGGAGAAACGCACCCGGAACACCCCCAAACTACCAATTCTGCCTCCCCCCATCGCTCTGCCAAAAAGCCACCCGCGACTCGCCACCGTTCCCCTCAAGCACTGCAGGCTCTTTTCGTAAAAATCATGATTTTTATAGCCCCAGCTCTTGGGTAGCATCCTGCTCCTCCCGAGTCCTGTCACCCTCTTTTCCTCCCCCAAAACCCTTGGGTTTAGGAGATGGGGAACATTGGAagtggggagggaggcagcCCGGGTGCGTGAATCACCGCTGCGAAGTGATGCTGAGGGAAGTCACAGACTTGGGAGAGAAAACAGGAGGGTTGGGAACAGCCTCCACGCATCTCCAGGCAACAACCCGCCCCACCAGCCACCCGGCCTGCTACTTTGGGATGAATTATGGCATCGGGATAAAAATACAAGGTGTTTAATACAGAAAAACGTGCAGCATTGCACTCCAAAAGCACCAACACTGCGAGAATCAGAGCTCGGTCTGTGCCTTGCTGTGCCACAGCTTCACCAAAAGCCTTCCCACCTGGCCATGGAGAGCCACAGCCAAGGAAGATGAAATCCCGAATATTTTTTGATGCACTGCCATCCTGAGAACACCGAGGCACTGCCAAAGCCATGGTATGGTGTGGTGGGAGCCCGGCTCCCACATCCCCAAGCTCTCAGCCCCTGCATCCCCACGTCCTGACACCAACTGCccatgcagcagctccagcacggCATTCCcaaagctttgttttgctttggagaGATGGGAACGGATGTTTTCTGGAAGGGGAGGGGTCGGGGGAAATTGCCCATTCAATGGCCCGAAGTGCTCCTCAGATGGAGATTTTTGCACAGTGGGAAACCTTTGGAACCCCTTTTTTCCACCATCAAATATAACCAAGGGAAAGAgcagggggcagggagggagtggGGATCTGAGAGGGGATCCCAAACatcccccagggaccccctctGCCCAtccaggccctgtcccctcccggtCCCTCCCGGACAGACAGCCGGACAttcatccctgcagcctcctccatcCACCCCCAGCTGCCAACACTGCCAGAGTGTCCCCACGCCTGGATTTCTCCCCTTGGCGGGGGACACCGCAGCTCCTGGTCGCTGCTATTAATCCAGAGCAGCTGAAACAACAAGAGGACAACGGAGCCGTGCCAGCATCGCCGCCCCGGCTGCTCCTCAACCACCTTGGCCGGGAGCTGCCGGAGCTGCTCCGTTACCGCTCCGGGGCCCCTCCGCCAGGAATCCCAGGCATCCGGGCTGGGGCGAGGAGGCTTTTTTGTTCCACTGCGAAGAAGGAACgatctctctcctctctctctctcgacGTGGAGCTGCCCCGTTTCACAGCCAGAAattcttttcccatttcctcaCCGAATCACGTGCCAGGAGCGAGCCGAGCCTTCCTCAGACACATTCTCCCCCCAACCAATAATTTCTGAAAGCATTAGGGAAATATTGGGCAGGGATGAAAGCCAACTGGAAAGCCAAAGatcccagccacagctcctggaggTTCCTCAAATCACGGCTTTAAGCCTCCAAGTGCCACCCCAGTGACGGGGACAGGAGCCAAACAGGACTGGGAATTGCAAGGTCAGGGCTTTGCTTGAGCTTTGTGTCGGTGCAAGGGATGGATGTGGAAAGACATGAAGGTCCTGCCTgattttttgtcctttctggTGTTTCCAAGTGACCACCAAGACCCCAGATTTGGCTTTTGCTCTGTCCCCAAACCACTCCTGTCACCTAACCCAGACCTGCACCTACCACAGGTCACGTCCTGCAGATAAAACACCCTCAGCTAAAAACCCACCCAGAGGCTTTCCAAGACCTTTTCCAAGCAGGAACATCCCCATTTGTCTCCTGAACCTGCTGATTTCAAGCTTTCCTCACACGGCCACCAGCCCCAGCGTGTGGGGCTGcgtgctgtccctgtcacaggctGGTGTCACCCTGTTTATggctgtgctgcaccccctgccacctctgccactaCTGTTTACATGGCACAGCACTCTTTGGAAAAACCAATGGATTTTTAGCTTTCTTTTAAAGcctctcagcagctggaagcgAGGGACCTGTTTTATGTGGGGAGCAAGAGAGATCAGAGGCAGCTCAAAATCTCTGATGGACGGGTCATTTATGAGATCAGGGTGAAACCAAGGGTCTCCTTCACCCTCAAAGCTTCTTTAAAGTCCACCTCGGTGCCCTTCTGCCCTGGGAGTGCAGGCTGGATGGAGGAGAGCTCCTAGCTTGGCACTATGAGCTTTGTCCCTGCAGGTCTTGCTGACCATGTCGTAAAATGGAATCGTTTGTGTTGGAAGCACAGGAAAACTCATCTTTGTcccactccctgctctgggcagggacactttccaccagaccagcctgctccagcctggccttgagggattgcccagcttctctgggcaacctgctcccTGTGTCTGCCATCGTGTGGGTCACTGTGCCCCCAGATGTGACTCCACGAGTGCCACCCCGGGGCTGGGACACTGTGCCACGTCCAAGCAAGGCAGAGTGGATCATCCCCActgcctccagcccagcagaagGACTGAGGGCGCGTTCCACCCTCCCTCAGACACTGCAATAAAAGCACAAAGCCAAATCAAGCACACACAAAATCTCCCTTAGAAACGGCGCTTTGGGTTGCGCTGGGATATTTTAGCAGAGGATTCatgttttttaaagcttttgctGCATTTGTCAGAAGGTCAGAGGgacttctttctttccctcttgctCTCCTCCTAATTCATTCCTTTTCCCAAATCTTTGTGATTGCCATTCCAGCTCCTGACCCAGGCAGGAGCACTGGGGCTATTCCCACCCCGCTGTGCTGCTCCGGGTGCTCCCTGATCCCTTTGGCTCACAGCTGACTTCAAACCAACCTCACATCAGGGCTCTGCCACCACTCAATCCCTCTTCAAAGGCTCCAGCTGCTCGGGATGCAGGGAGCCAGCACATCTTTAAATCAGCCATTTGGAACCTGTTCATTCAGGACTCTCCtccacagggctgtgggaggaaaCCTCAGCAGGCACTGTGGGGGTCTGCACCTCCACGGGGAAACTTTTAGGAAGAGGTTAAAATCCAAACTCCCAGAGAAACCTCCTGCACTTTGGATGCACAGCTGCAGTAAGtgctatgcaaaaaaaaaaaaaaaaaaaaagaaaaattaaattaattttgctctTCCAAGAGTGCAGGAGCTGCGCTGCAGCGCTCTCCCTGCAAGGCAGCTAATATAGATGTTGGTATAAATAATTCTCCAGAATGAAGCCTGGAGCCCACGTGTtacagcagagctcaggcacagccccacagcactcAGCGTTCCCATGGAACCCCCAgagcaccccaaaactccctggCAGCAACCTGAGATGGACTGTGAGacaagggcagagccagggccctCAAAATGCCCATTTTTGTCCTTAGCTGCTCCATTTCTCTGCAAATTGAAGCACCCTGGGCACCCCACTCCCACCCCACTGCCCACAAAATGCAGAAGCTGCTCCCCAGAGCAAAGGGGGACAACAGGGATGGGGTGAGTAACAAACTGCTCTGAGGCTCTTTAGGAAGTGAGGTAAGTGTGTTATCATCCTGAGAATCCCCTGGATAGGAGACATCTGAACCACTCCTTCAGCAGGAGAACTGGCAATTGTTCTTGAAAGGCTGCAGTGACTAATCCTAAGCCTGAGTCCTTCCCTGCTCAGTGGCCAcgttccctcccttcccaggccTGGCTTGGATGCTGTGGGTGATGGCAATGCCCCCACAGATCCCCCCTCCATGGCTGCATCCTGCCAGGACcaggctcctctccctcctctgctcagcccttgCAGACAAAAACCTTCCCATCTCTCCTCCCTCGGATCCTCAGCTCTCCTGGTCTTATGCAAAGCTGGTATTTTTAGTATCTCCTGGAAGCACTGTGAAGTGTCATCAGCAGC carries:
- the LOC136566046 gene encoding microtubule-actin cross-linking factor 1, isoforms 6/7-like, whose product is MGKPLSRPDCLRQNRTCLGKGEDEDGYIEDCYVPQRSIYDTMRINEQIDQGSKLNQLSKSTLGKGDGSTISSNGTLGAANVFESRPPEPKKLDERVIFDQLKLSSDVSKPAPAPPKRRPNPEKKENVNRRSWKSFMPPNFTEFAERMGASLSEVSEAGASNPSLRDKRDSSAMLAEQPGQPEHGEPMSEFLTLEHVSKASGAAEALGAKQFSVDGYGGPRDECQALLSAGDSRARDLARARRLPSATWPRARKNFIRGNFNDGHQETLEASESDSTVENVNLSPCLSEELLDTGLDILITSNLREKTESELRFEEDERWVMMEEWEEATLSERGKAVLLAEEKRSCCLADISEEREQSTAPEDGSAPSPGTSQPCTSPGGGGSACCTEDVAVQCGVEDFAPVFERSTSPTGPELSDTDSVQMFLELEEQCLNEDGGDGAVPSCLEIQMSPMDSEGLDPDSAKLAGLVVEGGQHRVPLDISASDSAVVSDLEDFDITCSSQVLSTLEPLTEPFSERDTLAVTPTDSDGGASPSPMAMAGLGSLLECSPALLGEADPDPLMDPEFVAAGVTSRTGAHAAAGLGGDGYPSAPEGWGEDNQDLLPEGTCPGPVSPCQPPAPAMEELGSPPGHSQAGIEDMDPFRTHHLLPGRTEVANWDVPELVSEDEATDLGSGSGAEGWTRPAGSGDVCCGSLLPFHAGSASEPGSKAPTTFPVPAEDLPWEMVSLGHALSLEGAAHTEGMVTHGGTPAAILQPGDVDLLFAPSWEVPCPASPAAPEELPGTLSIAGPAIPWDFGELSAPTHPLSAGDVAVLEPQAQGMPPATRDPTMDAEEPPGATTTAMPLMVEELLEAPPPFADVPVATVPPPAAEPLTSGARDLSGDPVPLVVSLEDTDDFAITVVPPILEHLPAEVVALEDDPVGSLPAAGVAAWEGPPGAFSPLPEGPRRVLGTPFSTAARAQTLPRAVLRGPLRPRSCGGALSLCPSEGQRTPGTEGPLGAAAMAEGPPALPDGFVPDNEVFVAQAPAAGAPGTEFALFCTPGMGGRWEPTQ